The genomic segment AACCACGACCAGGATGCCGATTTTGAACCGGCAGGAACGTATATTCGTGAGATAGCCCGCCGGGTATTGGAAAAAGGATTGCCACCGTTGACTTGTCTCAATGTCAACTTTCCCGATACCAAAGAACTGAAAGGGGTGAGAGTCTGCGAACAGGCCAAAGGGCAATGGATCAATGAGTGGGAGAATTTCGCCCACAGAGGAGATGCGCACTATTATTGGCTGACCGGAGAATTTGAAGATGCTGAAACCGGTAATGAAAAGAGTGACCATTGGGCACTTGAAAACGGCTATGTGGCAATCACCCCGACCACCGTAGATGTAACTGCGTATGGATTGATAGATGAATTGAAAACGTGGTTCTAAGCGGGCTGCCGTTCAGACTGTACAGGATGTTTAAACATAAGCGCGTATGAAGTATTATTTGATTGTCGGCGAGGCTTCCGGTGATTTGCATGCGTCCCACCTGATGAGCGCTTTGCAGGCGGAGGATCCGCAGGCGGAGTTCCGCTTTTTCGGAGGCGACTTAATGGCGGCGGTAGGCGGAACCTTGGTGAAGCATTATAAGGAATTGGCATATATGGGCTTCATTCCCGTCTTGCTGCACCTGCGCACTATTTTCGCCAATATGAAACGCTGTAAGGAGGATATTGTGGCCTGGCAACCGGATGTACTTATATTGGTGGACTATCCGGGCTTCAACCTGAATATAGCCAAGTTTATTCATGCTCGCACGCAAATTCCGGTATTTTATTATATCTCTCCCAAAATATGGGCATGGAAGGAGTATCGCATCAAGAACATCAAACGGGATATAGACGAGTTGTTCTCTATTCTTCCGTTTGAGGTGGAATTCTTTGAGGGCAAGCACCGGTATCCCATACATTATGTAGGTAATCCGACAATGGATGAGGTTACAGCCTTTCAGGCTGCTTGTTCGGAAACGCCGGATGAGTTCAGGCTGGCCAACGGCCTTTCTTCAAAACCTATTATCGCTTTGCTGGCGGGTAGCCGTAAACAGGAAATCAAAGATAATCTGCCGGATATGATCCGGGCGGCAGCTTCGTTCCCCGATTATCAGTTGGTGCTGGCGGGGGCTCCGGGCATTTCTCCGGAATATTACAAAGAATATGTCGGCAACTCGGATGTGAAGATAATCTTTAACCGCACTTATCCTTTACTCCGGCATGCGGAGGCTGCATTGGTCACCTCAGGTACTGCGACGCTGGAAACCGCTTTGTTCCGGGTGCCACAGGCAGTGTGCTATCATACGCCGATAGGGAAGGTGATTGCCTTTCTGAAGCGGCATGTCTTGAAAGTGAAGTATATCTCCCTGGTGAATCTCATTGCCGACCGGGAAGTTGTGAAAGAACTGGTTGCCGACACCATGACGGTGGAGCAGGTACGCGCGGAACTCCGGCGCATCCTTTATGATGGGGAATACCGCCGGCAGATGCTCTCCGGTTACGACTACATGGCGTCCCGCTTGGGCGAAGCGGGAGCACCCGGACGGGCTGCCAAAGAAATGGTGGCTTTGCTTGAGAAAAGTTTTAAAAAGTAGGATGATATTTAATTTCTTGTTAAAAGGGAAAGGGCCGGTGCAGTAAATGCCCGGCTTTTGTATTTTCTATACAGAAACAAACGAAAGGACTTTGATTATGAGAAAACTACATTGGTTATTTATGGTAGTCTGCCTGGCTGTAATGCCGGCGCTGCAATCCTGTGATGACAACGACGGGTATTCAATCGGTGACTTCACCCCGCCGTTGTGGGCTACGGTGCGTGTCACCGGAAATGCTTTCTATCTGGACTGTGATGTGTGGGGAACGCTTTGGCCTGTAAATACGGATTTAGGATGGTACGAGCCTGTCGACGGAAAGCGTGTAATTACTATATTCAATCCTTTATCCGACGGGTTTGACGGATACGACCACGCTGTGAAGCTTTTGCGCCTATATGACGTATTGACTAAAGAGGTTGAAACCTTAACTCCTGAGACTGAGGAAGAATTCGGTAATGACCCTGTTGCGATATTCAAGGGAGATATCGGGATCAGTGGTGGGTATCTGAATATTGTATTCCAGCAGAACCTGCCTTCCGAAAAGAAACATCGTATCAGTCTGGTACGCTCGCAAGACGATGCGGAAGTGTACGGGGAGGATGGCTACATACATTTGGAACTCCGTTATAATAACTATGATGACCTGACCGGATTGCGCAGTCCAGGGGCGGTATCCTATAATCTGAATAGCCTGAATATTACCTCTGAAACGCAAGGTATCAAACTGAAGATTAATTCGGAAGTAAATGATGAAGTGGAGTTGGTATTTGACTTTAAGAACAGTGAGGATAATACAAAAAATATACAGGAACTTGATTTGTCGAAGATGCAGTTGAAATAGGTATTTCTTAATAGTAAGAGTGAAGGGCATAGAGGAAAGATATTCACATCAACCTCTATGCCCTTTTTTATGTCTTATCCGTTTGGTGATTCTTTATTAGATCATTGATAGTATATACAAATAGAATACTGCTGCTGGAATAGCCATTAGAGCGCTGTCAAAACGGTCGAGCATCCCACCATGTCCCGGAAGAATGTTGCCGGAGTCTTTTATGCCTAATTGGCGTTTCATCAGCGATTCGGTCAGGTCTCCCCAAGTGCCGAAGATAACCACAACAACGGCCAGGCCTGCCCATTGCCACATGGATATAAACGGGAAGAAGTAGGCGAAAACAAAGGATGAAGCAATGGAAAAAACTGCGCCACCTATGCTGCCTTCCCAAGACTTTTTAGGAGAGATACGCTCGAAGAGACGATGCTTGCCTATTAAGGACCCTACGCAATAGGCACCTGTGTCGCTCAACCAGATGAACACGAAGATAGAAAGGGGCAGGATGGGATTGTAGGTTACGCTGCTCGTTTCCGGTGAGTTCTGGAAAGCAAGTACGTTCAGCAATGCGAAAGGCAAGGCCACATATAACTGGCTTAGCATGGAGTATGCCCAGTTGCCAATGGGATTTTTCTTTTTCAGATATAGCTCTGTGATCATTAAATAGAGCAACAGCCCCAAGTAGGGAAGAAATACACGCGCATCGATGGCTGATGTAC from the Bacteroides eggerthii genome contains:
- the lpxB gene encoding lipid-A-disaccharide synthase, giving the protein MKYYLIVGEASGDLHASHLMSALQAEDPQAEFRFFGGDLMAAVGGTLVKHYKELAYMGFIPVLLHLRTIFANMKRCKEDIVAWQPDVLILVDYPGFNLNIAKFIHARTQIPVFYYISPKIWAWKEYRIKNIKRDIDELFSILPFEVEFFEGKHRYPIHYVGNPTMDEVTAFQAACSETPDEFRLANGLSSKPIIALLAGSRKQEIKDNLPDMIRAAASFPDYQLVLAGAPGISPEYYKEYVGNSDVKIIFNRTYPLLRHAEAALVTSGTATLETALFRVPQAVCYHTPIGKVIAFLKRHVLKVKYISLVNLIADREVVKELVADTMTVEQVRAELRRILYDGEYRRQMLSGYDYMASRLGEAGAPGRAAKEMVALLEKSFKK
- a CDS encoding NigD-like protein, which translates into the protein MRKLHWLFMVVCLAVMPALQSCDDNDGYSIGDFTPPLWATVRVTGNAFYLDCDVWGTLWPVNTDLGWYEPVDGKRVITIFNPLSDGFDGYDHAVKLLRLYDVLTKEVETLTPETEEEFGNDPVAIFKGDIGISGGYLNIVFQQNLPSEKKHRISLVRSQDDAEVYGEDGYIHLELRYNNYDDLTGLRSPGAVSYNLNSLNITSETQGIKLKINSEVNDEVELVFDFKNSEDNTKNIQELDLSKMQLK
- a CDS encoding phosphatidate cytidylyltransferase, yielding MKNNFIQRAITGALFVVILVGCILYSPLSFGILFTIIAALSVHEFAHLVNKSGEVSINRMITALGGAYLFLALMGFCTSAIDARVFLPYLGLLLYLMITELYLKKKNPIGNWAYSMLSQLYVALPFALLNVLAFQNSPETSSVTYNPILPLSIFVFIWLSDTGAYCVGSLIGKHRLFERISPKKSWEGSIGGAVFSIASSFVFAYFFPFISMWQWAGLAVVVVIFGTWGDLTESLMKRQLGIKDSGNILPGHGGMLDRFDSALMAIPAAVFYLYILSMI